The Beijerinckiaceae bacterium genome has a window encoding:
- a CDS encoding fructose-bisphosphate aldolase class II translates to MARITLRQLLDHAAEHDYGVPAFNINNMEQGLAILSAAASVDAPVIIQASRGARAYAHDIMLAKMIEALIEIYPNIPICMHQDHGNSEATCFTAIQHGFSSVMMDGSLEADGKTPSSYEYNAGITKRVVEVAHAVGVSVEGELGVLGSLEHGSGDQEDGHGAEGKLSLDQLLTDPDQAVDFVTRTKVDALAIAMGTSHGAYKFSRRPDGDILSMRVIEAIHAKLPNVHLVMHGSSSVPQELQDRFNKYGGAMRQTYGVPVDEIVRGIKHGVRKVNIDTDCRLALTAELRRVAVETPGEFDPRKFLKPAMEAMREVCRQRFEEFGTAGNASKIKVLPMSAMAERYASGSLDPRVELRRSAAE, encoded by the coding sequence ATGGCCCGTATCACCCTTCGGCAGCTGCTCGACCACGCGGCCGAGCATGACTATGGCGTCCCAGCGTTCAACATCAACAATATGGAGCAGGGCTTGGCTATTCTGTCGGCCGCCGCCTCCGTCGATGCGCCGGTGATCATCCAGGCCAGCCGCGGGGCGCGTGCCTATGCCCATGATATTATGCTCGCCAAAATGATCGAGGCCCTGATCGAGATTTACCCGAACATCCCGATCTGCATGCATCAGGATCACGGCAACAGCGAAGCCACCTGTTTTACCGCGATTCAGCACGGTTTCTCATCGGTGATGATGGATGGATCGCTCGAAGCCGACGGCAAGACGCCGTCTTCCTATGAGTATAATGCAGGCATCACGAAAAGGGTCGTGGAAGTGGCTCATGCCGTGGGTGTTTCGGTCGAGGGGGAGCTCGGCGTCCTTGGCTCGCTCGAACATGGCAGCGGCGATCAAGAGGACGGGCATGGAGCCGAGGGCAAGCTGAGCCTCGACCAGCTTTTGACGGACCCGGACCAGGCTGTCGATTTCGTGACGAGAACCAAGGTCGATGCGCTGGCGATCGCCATGGGAACATCGCATGGTGCCTATAAATTTTCGCGCCGACCGGATGGCGATATTCTATCCATGCGGGTGATCGAAGCGATCCACGCCAAGCTTCCCAACGTCCATCTTGTCATGCATGGATCGTCGTCTGTCCCGCAGGAACTTCAGGACCGCTTCAACAAATACGGCGGGGCCATGCGTCAGACCTATGGCGTGCCGGTGGACGAAATCGTGCGCGGCATCAAGCATGGCGTCCGCAAAGTGAATATCGACACCGATTGCCGTCTTGCGTTGACCGCCGAACTTCGCCGGGTCGCTGTTGAGACGCCGGGCGAATTCGATCCGCGGAAATTCTTGAAGCCCGCGATGGAGGCGATGCGCGAGGTCTGCCGACAGCGGTTCGAGGAATTCGGGACCGCTGGCAATGCGTCGAAGATCAAGGTTCTGCCGATGTCCGCCATGGCCGAGCGCTACGCCTCCGGCAGCCTCGATCCTCGCGTGGAGCTTCGTCGCAGCGCTGCGGAATAA
- a CDS encoding class 1 fructose-bisphosphatase — MSRISGTQDLEAYLDQSVATDARLGPAAKVLNEIAVTSVEMSHVIGSGLLNGRLGASRSSTNTDGDVQKELDVLANNVFIEVFKRSPVLGVVSEELREPLPLDPAAPLVVAMDPLDGSSNIDTNVSIGTIFSILPALADVSDIYAHFLQPGRAQIAAGFVIYGPQTSIVFVLGSGRTQIFTLDRRDGRFYRAASDLVIPTETAEYAVNASNYRHWDAPVRVFVDDCEQGVEGPMKRNYNMRWTGSLVADAYRILQRGGIFLYPGDQRKGYGEGRLRLLYEANPVALIVERANGLATDCVYPILDVVPSAIHARVPLVFGSTNLVEVVARYHSDPQFSAERAPLFGKRGLMRL, encoded by the coding sequence ATGTCGAGGATCTCCGGGACCCAGGACTTGGAAGCCTATCTGGATCAAAGCGTTGCCACGGATGCTCGCTTAGGGCCGGCCGCGAAAGTGCTGAATGAAATCGCGGTCACGTCGGTTGAAATGTCGCATGTGATTGGCTCCGGGCTATTAAACGGGCGCCTCGGCGCGAGCCGTTCTAGCACCAATACGGACGGCGATGTCCAGAAGGAGCTGGATGTTCTGGCCAATAATGTCTTCATCGAGGTGTTCAAGCGTTCGCCGGTCTTGGGCGTCGTGTCGGAGGAATTGCGGGAGCCCTTGCCCCTCGATCCCGCGGCGCCGCTTGTCGTGGCGATGGACCCGCTGGACGGCTCCTCCAATATCGACACCAATGTTTCGATTGGAACGATCTTTTCGATCCTTCCCGCGCTCGCCGACGTCAGCGACATTTATGCGCATTTCTTGCAACCTGGCCGGGCGCAAATCGCTGCTGGTTTTGTTATTTATGGACCGCAGACTTCGATCGTGTTCGTCTTGGGAAGCGGTCGAACGCAGATCTTTACCCTCGACCGGCGCGATGGCCGGTTCTACCGAGCGGCCTCTGATCTGGTGATCCCCACAGAGACAGCCGAATATGCCGTCAACGCCTCGAACTACCGGCATTGGGATGCGCCCGTTCGCGTCTTTGTCGATGATTGCGAGCAAGGCGTCGAAGGGCCCATGAAGCGCAACTACAATATGCGCTGGACCGGCTCGTTGGTTGCGGACGCCTATCGGATCTTGCAGCGCGGAGGGATCTTCCTCTACCCGGGCGATCAGCGTAAAGGCTATGGCGAAGGCCGGCTGCGCCTTCTTTACGAAGCCAATCCTGTGGCCTTGATTGTCGAACGCGCCAATGGGCTGGCGACAGACTGCGTCTACCCGATACTCGACGTCGTTCCTTCGGCCATCCACGCGCGCGTGCCGCTCGTCTTCGGCTCGACAAATCTGGTCGAAGTCGTCGCCCGCTATCATAGCGATCCGCAATTTTCCGCCGAGCGCGCGCCCTTATTCGGCAAGCGCGGCCTCATGCGTTTGTGA
- a CDS encoding ribulose-phosphate 3-epimerase, with translation MTPLVIAPSILSADFAKLGEEVRTISQAGADWIHIDVMDGHFVPNITIGPAMVAALRPHSTLPFDVHLMIAPCDPYLAAFAEAGADLISVHVEAGPHLHRSLQAIRALGKKAGVVLNPATPVSSVRHVLDLVDLVLVMSVNPGFGGQAFIASSVDKITELKTMIGARAIRIEVDGGISPETAGLVAAAGADTLVAGSAVFKQGPEHYAANIAAIRASAMRKQRSDAA, from the coding sequence ATGACTCCCCTCGTCATTGCGCCCTCGATTCTTTCGGCCGATTTCGCCAAACTCGGTGAGGAGGTTCGGACGATCTCGCAAGCGGGCGCGGACTGGATCCATATCGATGTCATGGATGGCCATTTCGTGCCCAACATCACGATCGGGCCAGCGATGGTTGCCGCGTTGCGCCCTCATTCGACGCTGCCCTTCGACGTGCATCTCATGATCGCTCCGTGCGATCCCTATCTTGCCGCCTTTGCCGAGGCGGGCGCCGATCTGATTTCGGTCCATGTCGAGGCGGGACCGCATCTGCATCGGTCGCTACAGGCAATTCGGGCGTTGGGAAAAAAGGCCGGCGTTGTGCTCAATCCGGCGACGCCGGTCTCAAGCGTCCGGCATGTCCTCGATCTCGTCGATCTGGTGCTGGTGATGTCGGTCAATCCCGGTTTTGGCGGTCAGGCTTTCATAGCCTCTTCGGTCGACAAGATCACGGAGCTGAAGACAATGATCGGCGCTCGGGCGATCCGCATCGAGGTCGACGGCGGGATCTCTCCTGAAACAGCGGGCTTGGTTGCCGCGGCGGGCGCCGACACCCTGGTTGCCGGCTCGGCCGTTTTTAAGCAGGGCCCGGAGCATTATGCGGCCAACATCGCCGCGATTCGAGCTTCCGCCA
- a CDS encoding phosphofructokinase yields MTRVVTFTPNPAIDVSTSVERIAPTRKLRCGAARRDPGGGGVNVARVINRLGGDVTALYPIGGATGGLLHRLIDQEGIRSMTVAVKEETREDFTVREETSGAQYRFVMPGPRFSEQEWQSCLDALAAIEGGAGIVVASGSLPVGVPDDFYARTARHVTNSGAKFILDTSGPPLAAALEEGVYLIKPSRGELCGLVGDALQGEVQCVAAARSLIKAGKTEIVALTLGHQGALLVTRDGALRAPPLAVKVVSAVGAGDSFLGALVWSLARGDEIRDAFRYGAAAGSAALLHPGTQLCSVAAVHELYRRVIIEVV; encoded by the coding sequence ATGACACGCGTCGTCACCTTCACGCCGAACCCTGCGATCGACGTTTCGACGTCAGTTGAGAGAATTGCGCCCACCCGAAAACTCCGGTGCGGCGCGGCGCGGCGCGATCCGGGCGGCGGCGGAGTCAACGTCGCCCGTGTGATCAACCGGCTGGGCGGCGACGTGACTGCGCTCTACCCAATCGGAGGCGCAACAGGAGGTTTGCTCCACCGATTGATTGATCAAGAAGGCATTCGCAGTATGACGGTCGCGGTCAAGGAGGAAACCAGAGAAGATTTTACGGTTCGCGAGGAGACATCTGGCGCCCAGTACCGCTTCGTCATGCCTGGACCGCGGTTTAGCGAACAGGAATGGCAAAGCTGTCTCGACGCGCTTGCTGCAATCGAGGGGGGTGCTGGTATCGTAGTCGCCAGCGGCAGTCTCCCTGTGGGGGTGCCTGACGATTTCTATGCGCGTACCGCCCGGCACGTGACGAATTCGGGCGCAAAGTTCATTTTGGATACGTCGGGTCCGCCGCTTGCTGCAGCCTTGGAAGAAGGCGTGTATCTCATCAAACCGAGTCGGGGCGAGCTGTGCGGGCTCGTCGGCGATGCCCTCCAAGGCGAGGTTCAATGCGTCGCCGCTGCCCGTAGCCTCATCAAGGCGGGAAAAACCGAGATCGTCGCCCTCACACTTGGGCATCAAGGCGCGTTGCTGGTAACTCGTGATGGAGCATTACGCGCGCCGCCGCTCGCCGTAAAAGTTGTAAGCGCCGTCGGTGCCGGAGATAGTTTCCTGGGGGCCTTGGTCTGGAGCCTCGCGCGTGGCGACGAGATCCGTGATGCCTTCCGGTACGGCGCCGCAGCCGGTTCGGCGGCCTTGCTGCATCCCGGTACCCAGCTGTGTAGCGTGGCCGCCGTTCATGAGCTCTATCGTAGGGTTATCATCGAAGTTGTTTGA
- a CDS encoding porin, producing MKIFKGLLLGSAAALTGVAGVSGAKAADLPARAAAPVEYVRICDAYGAGFFYIPGTETCLRVGGLVLAEGRTFDPSYSISGTGFYGNGIPAFHTALAPVGVGAGVGFLPSVAQYSNNRSRDAASFNALGRVELDARTASPWGTLRAFARVDAYYGSGANSATGSLASLGNTWNTTAGTSSQRETTIINKAFIQFAGLTAGRAQSMFDFYADAYNWVNVRGSNATVALFSYTATFGSGFSSTISFEDQPSRRAAIGSTIASATATAAGAPIPINVGGITGTSFQGQPAGARVPDIVGNLRLDQPWGAVQLSAAAHQVRASLFGSTALGTPPATGAGLTPAYAFPALVSNSYGFAIQGGVQLNADFLSPGDKFWLQAAYEKGAFGYIAGNNLGYNYGAVNQNRYAGSGFTASDYSTGWNSQPNSDCVFTGSGSCEQQWGWDITGAYKHYWIPTLSSAVYGSYMEVHYSANALSGFGGGVGISNIKEGRVGTNLIWTPLKGFDIGGEFMYVHVNQSRPAGLVPDATLVAVGLPAFRPNQSQYEGRIRVQRAF from the coding sequence ATGAAAATCTTCAAGGGTCTTCTTCTTGGTTCAGCCGCGGCCTTGACGGGCGTGGCAGGGGTGTCGGGGGCGAAGGCCGCCGATCTTCCCGCGCGCGCCGCGGCGCCGGTCGAATATGTTCGCATCTGCGATGCTTACGGCGCCGGCTTCTTCTATATCCCGGGCACCGAAACCTGTTTGCGGGTCGGCGGCCTGGTATTGGCCGAAGGGCGCACCTTCGATCCGAGCTACAGCATCAGCGGCACCGGTTTCTACGGCAATGGCATTCCGGCCTTCCATACCGCACTCGCTCCCGTGGGCGTAGGTGCCGGTGTGGGCTTCCTTCCGAGCGTCGCCCAATATTCCAACAATCGCTCGCGCGATGCGGCGAGCTTCAACGCCTTGGGCCGGGTCGAACTCGATGCCCGGACGGCCTCCCCCTGGGGCACCTTGCGGGCCTTCGCGCGGGTCGATGCCTATTACGGCTCCGGCGCCAACTCCGCCACCGGCAGCCTTGCGTCGCTCGGCAACACCTGGAACACCACCGCCGGCACCAGTTCGCAGCGCGAGACGACGATCATCAACAAGGCCTTCATCCAATTCGCCGGGCTGACCGCGGGCCGCGCCCAATCGATGTTCGATTTCTACGCCGATGCCTATAACTGGGTGAATGTGCGCGGCTCCAACGCCACCGTCGCCCTGTTCTCCTACACCGCGACCTTCGGCAGTGGGTTTTCCTCGACGATCTCCTTCGAAGACCAGCCATCCCGCCGCGCCGCGATCGGCAGCACCATTGCCAGCGCCACGGCGACCGCCGCCGGCGCGCCCATCCCGATCAATGTCGGGGGCATCACCGGAACCTCGTTCCAAGGTCAGCCCGCCGGCGCCCGGGTCCCCGACATCGTCGGCAACCTCCGCCTCGACCAGCCCTGGGGCGCGGTGCAATTGTCGGCCGCGGCGCATCAGGTCCGGGCCAGCCTGTTCGGCTCCACCGCGCTCGGCACCCCGCCAGCCACCGGCGCCGGGCTCACCCCCGCCTATGCCTTCCCGGCCCTGGTCAGCAATTCCTACGGCTTCGCGATCCAGGGCGGCGTCCAGCTGAACGCCGATTTTCTCTCGCCGGGCGACAAGTTCTGGCTCCAGGCGGCCTATGAAAAAGGCGCCTTCGGCTATATCGCCGGCAACAACCTCGGCTACAACTATGGCGCGGTCAACCAGAACCGCTATGCCGGCTCCGGCTTCACGGCATCGGATTACAGCACCGGCTGGAACAGCCAGCCCAATTCGGATTGCGTCTTCACCGGCAGCGGCTCCTGCGAACAACAATGGGGCTGGGACATCACCGGCGCCTACAAGCATTACTGGATCCCGACCCTCAGCTCCGCAGTCTATGGCTCCTATATGGAAGTCCATTATTCGGCGAATGCCCTCTCCGGCTTCGGCGGCGGCGTCGGCATCTCCAACATCAAGGAAGGCCGGGTCGGCACCAACCTCATCTGGACGCCGCTCAAGGGCTTCGATATCGGTGGCGAATTCATGTATGTGCATGTGAACCAGAGCCGTCCGGCCGGCCTTGTTCCGGATGCCACATTGGTTGCTGTCGGCCTGCCGGCCTTCAGGCCAAACCAAAGCCAATACGAAGGCCGCATCCGGGTCCAGCGCGCTTTCTGA
- a CDS encoding phosphoribulokinase translates to MSAKNPIISVTGSSGAGTTSVKRTFEQIFRRENIEAAFIEGDAFHRYDRDGMRRVMAEEEANGNRNFSHFGPRANLLAELEGVFRSYSETGTAKTRRYIHDEEEAAFYRCDPGTFTKWESLPEGSDLLFYEGLHGALVTEKVNIAQYADLKIGVVPVINLEWIQKIHRDRSARGYSTEAVMDTMLRRMPDYIRYICPQFTETDINFQRVPTVDTSNPFAARWIPTADESMVIIRFAKPRGIDFAYLHLMIHDSFMSRANSIVIPGNKLDLAMQLILTPFVLQLVERRRRAR, encoded by the coding sequence GTGTCCGCCAAAAATCCGATCATCTCGGTGACCGGTTCTTCTGGTGCCGGAACGACATCGGTTAAGCGGACCTTCGAGCAGATTTTTCGCCGGGAGAACATCGAGGCTGCCTTTATCGAGGGCGATGCATTTCATCGCTATGATCGCGACGGTATGCGCAGGGTGATGGCTGAGGAGGAAGCGAACGGCAATCGAAATTTCAGCCACTTCGGGCCGCGCGCCAATCTTCTCGCCGAACTCGAAGGGGTGTTCCGCAGTTACAGCGAAACGGGGACGGCGAAGACCCGGCGCTATATCCATGACGAGGAAGAAGCCGCGTTCTATCGGTGCGATCCCGGAACCTTCACCAAATGGGAGTCCTTGCCCGAGGGGAGTGACCTTCTCTTCTATGAAGGCCTGCATGGGGCCTTGGTGACGGAGAAGGTGAATATTGCCCAATATGCCGATCTGAAAATCGGCGTCGTCCCTGTCATCAATCTGGAATGGATTCAAAAAATTCATCGTGACAGGTCGGCGCGCGGCTATTCGACGGAAGCCGTGATGGACACGATGCTGCGGCGAATGCCCGATTACATCCGCTACATTTGTCCGCAATTCACCGAAACCGACATTAATTTTCAGCGCGTCCCTACGGTTGATACGTCAAACCCCTTCGCCGCCCGCTGGATCCCGACGGCCGACGAGTCGATGGTCATCATCCGTTTCGCCAAGCCGCGTGGCATAGATTTCGCTTATCTCCACTTGATGATTCACGACAGTTTCATGTCGAGAGCCAATTCGATCGTCATTCCAGGCAACAAGCTCGATCTGGCGATGCAGTTGATCCTGACGCCCTTCGTTCTCCAGCTCGTAGAGCGGCGCCGGCGCGCCCGTTGA
- a CDS encoding formate dehydrogenase (Catalyzes the reversible two-electron oxidation of formate to carbon dioxide. It allows the assimilation of carbon dioxide and provides energy for growth through oxidative phosphorylation coupled to the reduction of oxygen, nitrate, sulphate or fumarate), giving the protein MAKVVCILYDDPIGGYPKIYPRDDLPKIDHYPGGQTLPTPKAIDFKPGTLLGSVSGELGLRKYLESQGHTLVVTSDKDGPNSVLERELADAEIVISQPFWPAYLTAERIAKAPKLKLAVTAGIGSDHVDLQAAMDRGITVAEVTYCNSISVSEHVVMMILSLVRNYIPSYEWVLKGGWNIADCVERSYDVEGMHVGTVAAGRIGLAVLRRLKPFDMHLHYFDRHRLPEAIEKELNVTWHPTVEDMVKVCDVVTINCPLHPETEHLFNDAMISKMKRGAYLVNTARGKICDRDAIVRALESGQLAGYAGDVWFPQPAPKDHPWRTMPHHGMTPHISGTSLSAQARYAAGTREILECYFEGRPIRDEYLIVDKGKLAGTGAHSYSAGDATKGSEEAAKFKKSA; this is encoded by the coding sequence ATGGCAAAGGTCGTTTGCATTCTTTACGACGATCCGATCGGCGGTTATCCGAAAATCTATCCGCGCGACGATTTACCCAAGATCGATCATTATCCAGGGGGGCAGACGCTTCCGACCCCCAAAGCGATCGACTTCAAGCCGGGCACCCTTCTTGGCAGCGTGTCGGGCGAACTGGGCCTCCGCAAATATCTAGAATCCCAGGGGCATACGCTGGTCGTGACCTCCGACAAGGACGGCCCGAACTCGGTTTTGGAGCGCGAACTTGCCGATGCGGAGATCGTGATCTCGCAGCCTTTCTGGCCGGCCTATCTTACCGCCGAGCGCATCGCCAAGGCGCCCAAGCTGAAACTCGCGGTCACCGCCGGCATTGGCTCCGACCATGTCGACCTGCAAGCGGCGATGGACCGCGGCATTACGGTTGCGGAAGTCACCTACTGCAATTCGATCAGCGTTTCCGAGCATGTGGTGATGATGATCCTCTCCCTGGTGCGCAATTACATCCCCTCCTACGAGTGGGTGTTGAAGGGCGGCTGGAACATCGCCGATTGCGTCGAACGCTCTTATGACGTCGAAGGCATGCATGTCGGGACAGTCGCGGCCGGCCGCATCGGCCTCGCCGTTCTGCGCCGGCTGAAACCCTTCGATATGCATCTCCATTATTTTGATCGGCACCGGCTGCCGGAGGCCATCGAGAAGGAACTCAACGTCACTTGGCATCCGACGGTCGAGGATATGGTCAAGGTCTGCGACGTCGTCACCATCAATTGCCCGCTGCATCCCGAAACCGAGCATCTCTTCAACGATGCGATGATTTCCAAGATGAAGCGGGGAGCTTATCTCGTAAACACCGCGCGCGGAAAAATCTGCGACCGGGACGCGATTGTCCGCGCCTTGGAGAGCGGCCAACTCGCGGGCTATGCGGGCGATGTCTGGTTCCCGCAGCCGGCGCCAAAGGATCATCCGTGGCGCACCATGCCGCATCATGGGATGACCCCGCATATTTCCGGCACGTCGCTGTCCGCGCAGGCGCGTTACGCCGCGGGCACCCGCGAAATCCTCGAATGCTATTTCGAGGGCCGCCCCATCCGCGATGAATATTTGATCGTCGACAAAGGCAAGCTCGCCGGGACCGGCGCGCACTCCTACAGCGCCGGAGACGCCACCAAGGGGTCCGAGGAAGCAGCAAAGTTCAAGAAAAGCGCATAA
- a CDS encoding elongation factor 3, translated as MAPPFLLLQNISLTLGGKPLLESADLSVSAGERLCLVGRNGSGKSTLLRIAVGLIEPDGGTRFLQPGVTVRYLAQEPDLSGYPTTLAYVEAGLAATDGTHRAMTLLNELGLTGNEDPAKLSGGESRRAALAHVLAAQPDVLLLDEPTNHLDLPAIEWLETELKTLRSALVIISHDRRFLQNLSRSTVWLDRGLTRTLSRGFSEFEAWRDRELEEEERAHHKLERKVVAEEHWLRYGVTARRKRNQKRLANLKSMRTERNQRRVPAEVKLEASAGHLSGKLVIEARDLEKSFGERVIVKHFSTRILRGDRVGLIGANGAGKTTLINLLIGNLPPDRGSVRLGANLLMATLDQARASLDPDTNLKDALTGGGSDFVEINGERKHVIGYMKDFLFGPEQARTPIGRLSGGERGRLMLARALARASNLLVLDEPTNDLDLETLDLLQEMLAEYKGTLLIVSHDRDFLDRVTTSVLMAEGGGRWAEYAGGYSDMVAQRGAGVSSAPIVAVSAAVKAEPKAGAVQLPRPKPRLSFKEKHALENLPARMDALRALKAKFGLQLSDPGLYARDSAKFEELSGSLAKAEAELAQMEDEWLQLEILREEIGSR; from the coding sequence ATGGCGCCTCCTTTTCTGCTGTTGCAGAACATTTCACTGACCCTCGGCGGCAAGCCTCTTTTGGAGTCTGCCGACCTATCCGTTTCGGCGGGCGAGCGCCTTTGCCTCGTCGGCCGCAATGGCTCGGGGAAATCCACGCTGCTGCGGATCGCGGTCGGCCTGATCGAGCCGGACGGTGGAACCCGCTTCCTGCAGCCGGGGGTCACGGTCCGCTATCTGGCGCAGGAGCCGGACCTTTCCGGCTACCCGACGACACTTGCCTATGTCGAGGCGGGCCTCGCTGCGACCGATGGCACTCATCGCGCAATGACGCTTCTCAATGAACTCGGCCTCACCGGGAATGAGGATCCAGCCAAGCTTTCGGGCGGCGAGTCGCGCCGCGCCGCGCTGGCCCACGTCCTCGCGGCTCAACCCGACGTCTTGCTGCTTGATGAGCCGACCAACCACCTCGATCTGCCGGCGATCGAATGGCTGGAAACCGAACTCAAAACCTTGCGCTCCGCTCTCGTCATCATCAGTCACGACCGCCGATTTTTACAGAACCTTTCGCGCAGCACCGTCTGGCTGGACCGTGGGCTAACCCGGACCCTCTCGCGGGGATTTTCTGAATTCGAGGCCTGGCGCGACCGTGAGCTGGAAGAGGAGGAGCGCGCCCACCATAAACTTGAGCGTAAAGTCGTCGCGGAGGAGCATTGGCTGCGCTACGGCGTCACGGCGCGGCGCAAGCGCAACCAAAAACGCCTTGCCAATTTGAAGTCGATGCGGACCGAGCGGAACCAGCGGCGCGTTCCTGCCGAGGTCAAGCTAGAGGCAAGCGCCGGCCATCTTTCGGGGAAGCTGGTCATCGAAGCCAGGGATTTGGAAAAATCTTTTGGCGAGCGGGTGATCGTCAAGCATTTTTCGACTCGTATTCTACGGGGTGACCGGGTTGGCCTCATTGGGGCAAATGGCGCCGGCAAGACGACCCTCATCAATCTGCTGATCGGGAATCTTCCACCGGACCGAGGTTCGGTGCGGCTGGGCGCCAATCTGTTGATGGCGACGCTCGATCAGGCCCGCGCCAGTCTCGATCCGGATACGAATTTAAAGGATGCGCTGACCGGGGGCGGGAGCGATTTCGTCGAAATCAACGGCGAGCGGAAACATGTCATCGGCTACATGAAGGATTTTCTGTTCGGGCCCGAGCAGGCGCGCACGCCAATCGGGCGGCTTTCGGGCGGCGAACGCGGACGGCTGATGCTGGCGCGGGCCCTCGCCCGTGCGTCAAACCTTCTTGTTCTCGACGAGCCGACCAATGATCTCGATCTCGAAACGCTCGATCTGCTGCAGGAAATGCTCGCCGAGTACAAGGGCACCTTGCTGATCGTCAGCCATGATCGTGATTTTCTGGACCGCGTCACCACTTCAGTGCTGATGGCGGAAGGCGGTGGCCGTTGGGCCGAATATGCGGGCGGCTATTCCGATATGGTCGCCCAGCGCGGCGCCGGGGTCAGTTCCGCGCCGATCGTTGCCGTATCAGCCGCGGTCAAAGCGGAACCTAAAGCCGGGGCGGTACAATTGCCTCGCCCCAAGCCGCGACTGAGCTTCAAGGAAAAACACGCACTTGAGAATTTGCCGGCGCGCATGGACGCCTTGCGCGCGCTCAAAGCGAAGTTCGGCCTTCAGCTCTCCGATCCCGGGCTTTATGCTCGCGATTCCGCGAAATTCGAGGAACTCTCCGGGTCTCTGGCCAAAGCGGAGGCCGAACTCGCTCAGATGGAGGATGAATGGCTTCAGCTCGAAATTCTCCGGGAAGAAATAGGCTCGCGATAA
- a CDS encoding LysR family transcriptional regulator: protein MFVRHLSYFVALAREKHFARAAEACHIAQPTLSAAIRKLEDDLEVRLVVRGHRFVGLTAEGERVLGWARQILNDYDGLRLDLKGLRSGLSGTLRLGVVPAAMPLVSCLTAQFSTAHPAATVEVTSMTSRSIQTGLDTFELDAGITYLDNEPLENVRRFALYREHYVFVTHCNSPHAGQRTISWREAARERLCLLSEDMQNRRIIDGVLAALGTTANPTIVSNSFLGICSYVRHGGFASIVPHSFFHVFVNCPDLVGIELIEPTHSQMIGFVLSDRDPLPPMASALLAGTRQSDFADGLAAAAGGTS from the coding sequence ATGTTTGTTCGTCATCTCAGCTATTTCGTCGCCCTGGCGCGAGAAAAGCATTTTGCCCGCGCGGCGGAGGCTTGCCACATTGCGCAGCCCACTCTCTCGGCGGCCATTCGCAAATTGGAGGACGATCTCGAAGTCCGGCTCGTGGTCCGCGGCCATCGCTTCGTCGGGCTCACCGCCGAGGGCGAGCGGGTGCTGGGATGGGCCCGGCAGATCCTCAACGACTATGACGGCTTGCGGCTCGATCTCAAGGGCTTGCGAAGCGGTTTGAGCGGCACCTTGCGGCTCGGGGTTGTTCCGGCTGCGATGCCTTTGGTGTCCTGCCTGACGGCGCAATTTTCAACCGCCCATCCGGCGGCGACGGTCGAAGTGACGTCGATGACGTCGCGGTCCATCCAGACCGGGCTCGACACTTTCGAGCTTGATGCGGGAATCACCTATCTCGATAATGAGCCGTTGGAAAACGTCCGCCGCTTTGCGCTCTATCGGGAGCACTATGTATTTGTGACCCATTGCAACAGCCCCCATGCGGGGCAAAGGACCATCTCGTGGCGGGAGGCGGCGCGAGAACGGCTCTGCCTGCTCAGCGAAGACATGCAAAACCGCCGGATTATCGATGGCGTCCTGGCGGCGCTCGGCACGACGGCAAATCCAACCATCGTGAGCAATTCGTTTCTGGGCATTTGTTCTTATGTCCGCCACGGCGGCTTCGCGAGCATCGTGCCGCACAGTTTCTTCCATGTGTTCGTCAACTGCCCGGATCTGGTGGGGATCGAACTCATCGAGCCGACCCACAGCCAGATGATAGGGTTCGTTCTCTCCGATCGCGATCCCTTGCCGCCGATGGCCAGTGCGCTTTTGGCCGGCACGCGCCAAAGCGACTTCGCCGATGGGCTTGCAGCGGCGGCCGGCGGCACCAGTTGA
- a CDS encoding F0F1 ATP synthase subunit epsilon, with protein MAAFHFELVSPERLVFSGDVEAVVVPGTEGEFTVLKDHSPFMSTMKPGVVEVDETPSRKLRLFVRGGFAEVAPTGLTILAEQAIPVEELDAAKLAADIKDVEEDVADAPNDEARRLASEKRDQLLELKAALKI; from the coding sequence ATGGCGGCTTTTCACTTCGAACTCGTTTCCCCCGAGCGACTCGTTTTCTCGGGCGACGTGGAAGCCGTGGTGGTTCCCGGAACGGAGGGCGAATTCACGGTTCTCAAGGACCATTCGCCCTTCATGTCGACCATGAAGCCAGGTGTCGTTGAAGTCGATGAGACGCCGTCGAGGAAACTTCGCCTGTTTGTCCGTGGTGGTTTCGCCGAAGTCGCCCCGACCGGACTGACGATCCTTGCGGAACAGGCGATTCCGGTCGAGGAACTCGATGCGGCGAAGCTCGCCGCCGACATCAAGGACGTTGAAGAGGATGTCGCCGATGCGCCCAACGACGAAGCCCGGCGTCTCGCATCGGAAAAGCGTGATCAGCTGCTGGAATTGAAAGCCGCCCTCAAGATTTGA